Below is a window of Cytobacillus firmus DNA.
TACAGGGTCTTCTGCGAAAAATAAAAAGGCAATTGCTGTGGAGATGCTGAAGCGGGTCGGGATTTCAGAAATTCAGGCACGGCAAAAAGTGCTTACATTAAGCGGCGGCCAGCAGCAGCGTGTGTCCATTGCACGGGCCTTGTGCTGTGACGCCGAGCTGATTGTGGCGGATGAGCCGACCGGCAATCTGGATGAAGATACCGCTAAGGAGATTGTCGGGCTCTTACGGGCGCTGGCCCATGAAGAAGGGAAATGCGTGATCGTCGTTACGCATGACCCCGACATTGCGAGAGATTCGGATGTGGTTGTGAAGCTTTCGAAAGGGAGTATTACGGTTACATCGAATGAACCCGAGCTGGTTTCAAATTGAAAAAAGGTGCCTTTTCCTGAGGGAAGGGGCACCTTTTTTTGAACTTTAAAACAGACGGTGGAATGGGAAGTGGCACATATAATTGAATAGTGGCACATAATCGAGCAAAATTGGACCATAAAATGAAAAAGTGGTACGCAAATCATTAAAAGTGGCACATAAATCTTTATTCGTACAGCCCGCCCGTATACATCCTCGTCAAATTCACAATCACGTCATCCATCTGATACTTCTCCTCATTCATAACCAGCTCCCACATGAACATCTCATTTGAATAAAACCAGCCTCTCGCGGTAAGGGCCGGATCGAGGTGTTCTTTGGCAAGCTTTTGTGCCTGTGCGTAGCGGATATCGACTGAAATCCGCTCGATGAAGCGTTCGCGGATTCCGTACCATTTTTCCTCTATCTCAGATGAGACGCCGATTGCCTCTTTTACGACCTTCATCATATCCCGCTCGTCCAAAGCCAGCTGCAGGAACAGCCTTACCTGCTTCTTAATATTTTCATAGGCCTCTTCTTTGGCCTGTGGCTTAAAGGGCATCTCTGCCACTTCGTAAAATTGGTTCATGAGATCTTCCATTAAGGTAATGAAAAGCTCGTCTTTATTTTTAAAATAGACGTACGCCGTGCCGTAGCCTGTTTTAGCTTTTTTAATCACTTGGGAGATGGTTGCTTTTTGGAAACCGTTTTCGAGAAAAACTTCTTTTCCGGCCTGGAGAAGCTTTTGGCGTGTTTTCAGGGCCTGCTGCTGCCTTGCCGGCAATTGATCGATCGGGTTCGTCATTTCTTTCATTCCTTCGTTCATTTTCTGACAACTATACTGACATTATATCATTGACATAGTGTCAATCAAACAATATAATTTTCGTAAATAATAAATATTCTGAAAGGTTGGAAATCTATGGATATTACACGAGAGTATGCAATCGGAATGGATGCTGGAGATGACCTGTCCTACCGGGAAGAGTTTTATATAAAAGAAGACGGAATTTATCTGGATGGCAATTCACTTGGACTGCTTTCAAAACGTGCGGAAAAGTCACTCCTCGAACTGCTGGATTCCTGGAAGCACCATGCTATTGACGGCTGGACAGAAGGGGACAATCCCTGGTTCTATCTTTCTGAAAAACTCGGAAAAGAATTGGCGCCAATCGTGGGAGCAAATCCGGAGGAAGTTATTGTAAGCGGTTCCACTACCGTTAACCTGCATCAGCTTGTCTCGACTTTTTATAAGCCGGAAGGAAAAAGAACGAAGATACTGGCGGATGAACTGAATTTTCCAAGCGATATTTATGCGCTGCAAAGCCAGGTTAAGCTGAAGGGCTATGATCCTGATGAGCATCTTGTCCAGGTAAAAAGCGCGGATGGCCATACGCTGAAGGAAGAAGACATTGTCGCGGCGATGACAGACGAAATCGCGCTAGTTGTCCTGCCGGGTGTTTTATACCGAAGCGGCCAGGTGCTGGATATGGAGTATCTGACTGCTGAAGCGCACAAGCGCGGGATTGGGATTGGCTTTGATCTATGCCATTCGGTTGGATCTGTCCCGCATTCCCTGAGTGATTGGGATGTGGATTTCGCGTTCTGGTGCAACTATAAGCATCTGAATGGCGGACCGGGCTCGACGGGAGGATTGTTTGTGAACAAGCGCCATTTTGGCCAGGTGCCGGGACTTACCGGCTGGTTCAGCTCCCGCAAGGATAAGCAGTTTGATATGGAACATGTGCTGTCAGCAGCAGAAGATGCGGGCGCATATCAGATCGGTACGCCGAATATCTTTAGCATGGCGCCAATTATTGGGTCACTCAGCATGTTTAATGAAGCTGGCATGGAAAGGATCCGGGAAAAATCGCTTAAACTGACTGGTTATATGATTGAGCTGATTCAGCATGAACTTGACGGACACGGATTGATCCTGCGCAACCCGCTTGATGAAAAGAAGCGCGGCGGCCATATTTACCTGGAGCACCCGGAAGCGGCGCGGATCTGCAAGGCGCTGAAGGCAGAGGGAGTCATCCCGGATTTCCGTGCGCCAAACGGAATCCGCCTGGCGCCGGTTGCTTTGTATAACACATTTGAAGAAGTGTGGAAAACGGTGCAAATTTTAAAAGGCATCATGGAAGAGGAAAAATACAAACAATATGAAAATAAGCGGGGAGTCGTAGCATGATGAAAAAAGGCTGGATTGATATTTCACAGCCGCTCACCAGCGGCATCGCCCACTGGCCCGGTGATACGCCCTTCAGCTATGAAACGGCTTTTACAAAAGAACAAACCGGCTCTGTCAATATTGGCCGGATTACGACCAGCCTGCATACCGGCACCCATGTGGATGCGCCGTTCCACTTTAATGACGAAGGCGAAAAGATATTGGACCTGGACATCGAGCTGTATATCGGGCCAGCGCGTGTGATTGATGTATCTGCCTATGAAACGGTGGATTCGGAAGTTCTGAACGGATTTAATCTCGAAGGCGTGGAACGTGTCCTGCTTAGGACGGCGGTTCCGAATAATTCGGAAGTGTTTCCGAATCGGATCCCTGAACTTACGCCAGATATGGCCGACTTCCTTGGCAGTAAAGGGGTTCGCCTGCTCGGAGTGGATGTGCCATCCGTCGATGCGCTCGACAGCAAAGAGATGGAAACACACCATGCTTTATATCGAAATGGCATTCATATTCTGGAAAATATCATGCTGGATGATGTAGAAGAAGGAAAATATGAGCTAATTGCCCTGCCTCTCCCGATAAAAGAAGGAGATGGCAGCCCGGTGCGGGCGGTTATTCGGCCGATTTAAGCGGGGAACGGCCAAAATCCTGAATTTATCGGCCAAAATCCTGTATATAACAGCCAATACGGAAATTTAACGTCCAAACTAACATTTTTAACGGCCGAACGGCCAGGTTTATCAGAAGAATGCTAAATTTCTGCCTTGCTGGAACCGCAGCAGCCAGCAGAGATAGCCTTTACCGGCCGATTTGAAGGAAATACCGGTCAAAATGGCACAATTACCGGCCAATTTCAATAAAATACCGGCCAAACTGCGGGATTTACCGGCCAAATGAAGTTCGGCCGCAACCCGCAGCAGGTATATCGGTCAAAGAAATAATTTATCGGTCAATCACATAACAATATCGGTCAGATTTTCAATATATCGGTCACTTTCCAGATATATCGGTCAGCTGCTGATATACCGGCCGAATCGAGAACGACAAGAACCCATTCCAAGGAGGAACCCACATGAGCAACGAAAAACACCAGGACGTAAACGCGACAACCTCTGAAAAGAGTATCCATACAGATTTCACCAACAACATGACATACGGCGAATACCTGCAGCTGGACAAAATCCTATCCGCGCAAAACAGGCTTTCCGGACATCATGATGAGATGCTGTTCATCGTCATCCACCAGGTGAGCGAGCTGTGGATGAAGCTGATTCTTCATGAAATGGGCGCAGCCATCGAATCGATTGAAAACAATGACTTATCCACAGCACAGAAAAGATTGGCGCGCGTTTCGAAGACGCAATCACAGATTATTCAGGCGTGGGATGTGCTGTCCACATTGACCCCGTCCGAGTATATGGAGTTCCGCGACTCGCTCGGCCAGGCATCTGGCTTCCAATCCTACCAGTATCGTATGGTAGAATTTGCGTTAGGCTACAAAACTGAGCATGTTCTAAAAATCTACCAAAAAGATCCGGAGCTGCATGCCAAGTTAACGGAAGCGTTTGAAAAGCCGGGCCTATACGATGTGGCCATCCGCGCGCTTCACAAAGCAGGCCTGCCAGTTGATGAAGACATTCTGAACAGAGATGTAACCAGAACATACAAAGAAAATGATTCTGTCCGCGCAGCCTGGATGACTGTGTATAAAAATCCTGAAAAGTACTGGGAGTTATACGAACTTGCGGAAAAACTTGTGGATATCGAAGATTGGCTCCAGCAGTGGCGCTTCCGCCATATGAAAACGGTGGAACGTATTATCGGCTTTAAGATGGGCACAGGCGGTTCATCCGGTGTAGGCTATTTGAAAAAAGTATTGGATCAGCGCTTCTTCCCAGAACTTTGGGATATCCGCACAGAGCTGTAATCCAGGATTTAAAAGGGGATCGGGGCCCGAAAGTCTTCCTAAATCGGGCCTTACATAAAAATAGAGAACAGGGGGGTACTATGAGTACAAATCGAGAGCAATGGTCATCTAAATTCGGCTTTATCATGTCCTCGGCCGGTGCCGCGATTGGCCTGGGAGCGATCTGGAAGTTCCCGTATGTGGCCGGAACGAGCGGCGGCGGTGCCTTTTTGCTGATGTTTATCGCGTTTACGATTCTGATTGGTCTTCCGATGCTTATTTCAGAATTTATTATCGGGCGCGGGGCACAAAAAGAAGCGGTGTCTGCCTATTATAAGCTGGCGCCAAACAGTCCGTGGACCATTACCGGCAAGCTGGGCGTTGTCGGCTGCTTCCTGCTGCTGAGTTTTTATTCGGTTGTTGGGGGCTGGGTGCTGATTTACACAGTCCTGTCGATTGGCGGTCAAATCATTACGCCAGGTGCAGCCTATCCGGAACTGTTTGGCATGATCACTTCCACGCCAAGCTGGACACTAATGGGACTGGCTGCTTTTCTGCTAATTAACATTGTGGTCATCACATTCGGAATCCAAAACGGGATTGAAGCTGCAAGCAAATATATGATGCCGCTATTATTCATCTTTTTTATCGTGCTTGTGGTACGCGCACTGACACTGGATGGAGCGATGGAAGGAGTCAAGTTCTTCCTGAACCCGGACTTCAGCAAAATCACAGGGGAATCGGCTCTTTATGCATTGGGACAATCATTCTTTGCACTTGCAGTCGGCTTCTCATGCATGGTCACTTACAGCTCGTATCTGGATAAAAAAGTCAGCATCCCAAATTCAGCGGGCTCTGTTGTCATCATGAACATTATTATCTCTGTTTTGGCAGGATTGGCGATTTTCCCGGTTGTGTTTGCATTCGGATTTGAACCGGCGGAAGGCCCAGGGCTTCTGTTCATGGTCCTGCCGGCTGTCTTTTCACAGATCCCATTAGGGGAAATGTTCCTGGCGATCTTCCTGCTGCTTTTCTTATTTGCCACTTTGACATCATCGTTCAGCATGCTGGAAATCATCGTATCTGCATTCATCGAGAACGGAAAGCATTCCCGGAAAAAAATCTCCTGGATTTCCGGAATTGTCATGTTTGCCGCCGGAATTCCTGCTGCGCTGTCGTTCAGCCTGCTTGGGGATTTCACCATTTTCGGGAAAAATATTTTTGATGCAACCGACTACCTTGTAAGCAACATCCTGCTTCCGCTAGGCTGCCTGCTGATTGCCCTGTTTATTTCTTTTAGAATGGACAAAGGGCTTGTCAAAGAAGAATTTCTGGTTGGCAGCGACATTTCGCAAGCCATGTACACAGTGTGGAGCATTCTGATGAAAGTGGTTGTTCCGGTTACAATTGTGGTTGTGTTTTTGAGCACACTAGGAGTTATTTAAAGAAGCGCCTATCCGGCGCTTTTTTTACTTTTTCATGAAAAATTTATATTTATGGTTTATGGGTAAAATAATAAGGGTATATAATTTTTGGATTCTGCCATAAAAATGAAGTGAACTTCAATATCGAATTCAAGAGAAGGATTTTATTCGATTTAAACGAATTGTATAATATATAAAACAAGGGGGCGTATGTTTGAAATGGAAGCAACCTACAAAGAAACAAGCGATATTGCGGGATTTATTGTTGCGAATCGTGAGAACTTTCAGCAAAAATTATTGTCAGAGGCTGTGAATGTAGCCTCTAAGATCAGTGAAATTCTGCAAAGAGGGAATATTGATCTTTTAAAAAATGCAGAAAGATTGGCTTTATATGTTGCGGAAAATAAAGAAGAAGAACTGATTGCTTTTGCCAGACAGGAAGGCGTTGCCTGGGCTGAGCATTCCCTGACGCTTTCTTTTAAACTGGAATGGGTGCAGGCGATCCGGCGGACTTTGTGGCACTTCCTGTTCCAGTATGACAAAGTTAAGGGGCAGGACAAGGCGCCTGAGGATTTTTATAATATGGAAAAAGAGGTCAATGATCATGTCGATCAATTTTTAAATAACTTCTTTATCAGCTATTCTGATTATAAAGATGAAATGCTTAAATCACAGCGCAAACTGGTGGAGCATTTGTCCGTGCCGATTATTCCGGTCAGCACGTCTGTCGCTGTACTGCCGCTGATTGGCATGATTGATTCGTACCGGATTCAGACGATTGAAGAGAAAGTTCTGATGGATATCTCATCGATTAAAATCCAGACCTTAATAATGGATCTTTCCGGAATTGCAGATATGGAAGTTGATGTTATTGTCCACTTCAAAAAGATTTTGAGCGGCATTAGGATGATGGGCTGTGATGCAGTAATTACCGGTCTTAGAGCTGAGCTTGTCCGCAAAATGATCCATGCTGGTGTTTCGTTCGAGAGCCAGGCGGAAACAAAGGGAACATTGCAGCAGACCTTACGGGAATATTTAGTGATTGAACCTAAAAAATAGTACATATAATCTGCCTGCCGCTGTCCTTATTGGAACGCGGCAGGCATTTTTTAAAAGGAGCCCAAGATGAAGGACTTTGACGACTGGCTGGATATCCAAACACACGGCGACCAAAAAGGGTTTCACAAATCCTTTCACTATCACCGCTACGAACCTACTCCTTATGAGGGCCTGGAAAAACTGTTCAGTGAATACACGCTGAAAAGCAGTGACCGCCTCGTGGACTTCGGCTGCGGAAAGGGCCGGCTTCCGTTTTACATACACCATACCTTTCGGGCTTCCGCTGCAGGTGTGGAAATGAATGATGACTTCTACCATGAGGCAATGAAAAATCTCCGGACGTACAAAGGGGAAAAAGCAGGAATCAGCTTTTATAAGATCCTGGCTCAGGAGTATGAAATCACTCCGCAGGACACTCATTTTTACTTTTTCAATCCGTTTTCGGTGCAGATTTTTATGAAAGTCGTCAATAATATACTCCGCTCAGCCGAAGGCAGCCCGCGCAAAATGGATATTATTCTGTACTACCCTTCAGAGGATTATTTATTTTATCTGGAAAACAGCACCCCATTTGAGCTGATCAAAGAGGTGGCACTTAAGGGTGATGAAAACGAGCGATTCCTGGTCTATCGTTTCAATCAAACGTTTGATTGAAAAATTCCCCTTGCCAAAAGGCTGGGGGGATTTCTTTTTATCGCAGTCTAACGGGCAGTAAGACCCCCACTTCAAGACTCAGAGGAATCAAAGGAGGATAAGTGGGGGTCAAACTGCCCGTAAAGGCCCGATTGGTGAGATACAGTGAAACTTGCCGACGCGCAGGCAGAGGCTTAGTTGAACCAATCGGGTTCGTAGTGTCGATTGATCGAAGCGCTAGCGGAGATCTTAGCGACACTAGAACGCGACTAACAATCAGTGGGGGAAAGGAAAACCCCCACTGATTGAAGTTTCACTTTATCGTACAGGCCTTGATTCAGGTTCTCTGTCATATTCGCGGCTTGGTTTAAAGAGGAGACCGAGATTGATGAGACCGGCAATTCCCACTAATCCATAGACTATTCTTGATAACATTGCATCCTGTCCTCCGAATAAGCTGGCAACTAAATCAAATTGGAAAAATCCAATCAGCCCCCAATTAATGGCTCCTATAATCGTTAGTACAAGTGCAATACGCTGGAATCCGTTCATGTTCTAGTCCTCCTTAAAATGAGTGATCATACAGCGTGCCCGCATCGGTACAAACCGTCACAGCCTTACTCCGATGCTTTTTTCTGCTATATATTAAGAAGTTACCCTTTTATTGGAGGAGAAAACAATTTTTGGAGAGTTGGAGAAATAAAAACGATTCCCGCTAAATGTGAAATTTGGGAAACGAACACTTAATTTGAGGAAAACATTCACAAAAATGAGAAAAAGCTATCCCGCAAAAGGATAGCTTTGTTTTTAATCATATGGAAATTTCCGGTTAAAGCACTTTGCGCTTATTTACTTACTTTGCACTCAGCCGTCTAATGCGCTCATCCAAATCAGGATGGGTTGAGAAAAGGGAAGCTTTGCTTCTGTTATTAATTTTCAAAGTGGAAATAGCCGTCTGTTCTTCTCCCTTGATGCGGTTGGAGTAGGCCTTCAGCATCTGCAGGGCATGTGTCATTTTGTCTTTGCCGGCCAGGTCAGCACCGCCGCGGTCCGCATGGAACTCGCGATGGCGGGAGTAGGCGAAGACGACAAGACTTCCAAGGATCGAGAAGGCGATCTGGAACACGATTACCGCGATGAAATGCACAATTGGCGCCATCTCTTCTCTGACAAAACGGGATGCCACCCACGCCGCGATTCTGGCAAGGAAGACAACGAATGTGTTGACAACCCCCTGGAGAAGGGTCATGGTGACCATGTCTCCGTTTGCAATATGTGCCACCTCATGGGCGATAACACCTTCAATGGCATCGTCGTCCATTTCCTGCAGCAGTCCAGTTGAAACTGCCACAAGCGAGCGTTTTTTCGAAGGACCTGTCGCAAAAGCGTTCACTTCAGGAGAGTGATAGATCCCGACTTCCGGCATATGTGTTAAGCCTGCCGCTCTTGAAAGGCGGTGAACTTTCTCCACGATGTCCCGTTCAGCTCCTGAAAGGGCACCGTTCGGATCCAGCACCTGGACATTCATCATTTTCTTGGCCATCCAGCGGGACATCCACAGAGAAATGAAGGAGCCAGAGAAGCCAATGACCGCACTGAATACAAGCAATGCGCCGAAATCAATGCCGCCTTGGGCATTAATGTAATTACCTCCGCCAATCAGCGAGAAAATAATGCTGATTGTCAAAAGAACAAGCACGTTCGTCAATAGAAAATAAAAAATACGTTTACCCATTTCCTCACCCTTTTTATCTATTTTGAGTTCATATGAACTTGTCATCTGACTATATAATATAATTTTTCTGTAAAAATGGCAAGTCATAACTAGGCTAAGCTGAAATAGACATTGACTGTAATCATTGAAACGATTAGGATGAAAGCATTGAATAGAGAACGCAGGGGCTGATTACCTTGGAATTATTCCAGCTATCAAGGAAAAGCATGGCTGATTTCCTGCTGTCGCTGAAGGGGGAAGGGGAGCTTTCACCCAAACAAATCCTTCAGCAGGCATGGGCAGCCGCTCATGTAAAAAAAGGAATATCAACGGAAGCTTTTCTCGATACGAAAATGCCGGCCATATTTGAAAAATTGCTGCGGGCAGATTTGCAGAGAATCGGCTTTTCCATCAATGAAATTGCCGCACTGGGGAACCAGATTGAATTCACCCATTTATCTTCTACGGCGGTACAGAATTGGGTGAAGCGGGATGTGAAGAACCTGATTGGCAGTCCTCAGATCGGCAAAAAATATTCAGTCGACCAGGCTGCCATGCTTTTTATCGTGGAGGATCTGAAAGCGACACTCGATTTCGATTCTATCCGGAAAATTCTGGATCTCCTTTTTAATGATCTCGATGACAGGTCAGACGATTTGATTGAGCCGATCCCATTTTATTCTGCTTACGCGGCTATTTTTGAAAAAGCCCATCATCATAATATATTAGGCGAAAACATGCATGATGGCATTGAGAGATGCATCAAGCAGGAAGCCTTGCAGACATTGGATAGCTTTCAGGATTTTACGGATCAGCAGAAAGACATCGTTTCGAATATTCTTGTAACGGCCTCCCTCACCGTATTATCGGCCTACTACAAGTCGATGACAAAGAAATATGTAACGGCTACCTTGTTTTTAAATGGGTAAGCATTGAAAAAAGCCTCAGCGGATCATGCCGCCAGAGGCTTTTTCTATCTCTTTCTATCTGATGTGCATTGTGATATACATAATACAAAATATTATTTAAAAAAACATTGACCATGTGGTGCACCCCACACTTTAAGATAGTAAGGAGGAAGCGATGTACAAGATTAGCGAGTTTTCGGAAATGACCGGGTTAACGAAGGAAACATTGCGATATTACGCAGAAGTAAAGCTGCTGGAACCCGCTTTTATTGACTCAAAAAACAATTACCGGTATTACGATGACGGCAGCTACTTTTTGGCTATCCTTTTAATAAAGCTAAGAAGATTAGGCTTCACCATTCAGGAAATGATTTCTGTGATGGAGGATGAATCATTCGCCAATCTGGATGCATTGCTGATGCAAAAAAGAAAGCTGATCGAGAAGCAGATGAAGGAGCTTCAAGGTCAGATAGAGGAAATCGATGCCTTTTTGGAATCGGGGAAGGAGGTAGAATCGTGATTCATTGGAAAGAAGAAATCATGATTGAAAGGAATATTGAAAAGGTGTGGAGCTTGTTTTCCGACCAGCACATAAAGAAAATCATGCCCAAGGTGGAAGAGCATACCCTGATCGAAAAAAGGGATGATGAAGCAGGGGCAAAGCGCAGGCAAACCTACAGAGAAGGCAAGCGCCTCGAAACTTATATTGTCGAAACGCTGGCTTATGAGAATTCAGATGATAAAAAGCATAAGCAAATCCATTTTGTATTGGGAAAAGCCTTTGAAATCACCCTCGCATTTACGCTGGTCAAAATCGATGAATCCCACACCAGGTTTATTTATGAAGGGGAAAATAAAGGAGTTAACTTCGTTGGAAGGGCCATGCTGAAGCTTGGCGGCGATAAAAACAACATGAAG
It encodes the following:
- a CDS encoding SAM-dependent methyltransferase; protein product: MKDFDDWLDIQTHGDQKGFHKSFHYHRYEPTPYEGLEKLFSEYTLKSSDRLVDFGCGKGRLPFYIHHTFRASAAGVEMNDDFYHEAMKNLRTYKGEKAGISFYKILAQEYEITPQDTHFYFFNPFSVQIFMKVVNNILRSAEGSPRKMDIILYYPSEDYLFYLENSTPFELIKEVALKGDENERFLVYRFNQTFD
- a CDS encoding sodium-dependent transporter; the protein is MSTNREQWSSKFGFIMSSAGAAIGLGAIWKFPYVAGTSGGGAFLLMFIAFTILIGLPMLISEFIIGRGAQKEAVSAYYKLAPNSPWTITGKLGVVGCFLLLSFYSVVGGWVLIYTVLSIGGQIITPGAAYPELFGMITSTPSWTLMGLAAFLLINIVVITFGIQNGIEAASKYMMPLLFIFFIVLVVRALTLDGAMEGVKFFLNPDFSKITGESALYALGQSFFALAVGFSCMVTYSSYLDKKVSIPNSAGSVVIMNIIISVLAGLAIFPVVFAFGFEPAEGPGLLFMVLPAVFSQIPLGEMFLAIFLLLFLFATLTSSFSMLEIIVSAFIENGKHSRKKISWISGIVMFAAGIPAALSFSLLGDFTIFGKNIFDATDYLVSNILLPLGCLLIALFISFRMDKGLVKEEFLVGSDISQAMYTVWSILMKVVVPVTIVVVFLSTLGVI
- the htpX gene encoding protease HtpX encodes the protein MGKRIFYFLLTNVLVLLTISIIFSLIGGGNYINAQGGIDFGALLVFSAVIGFSGSFISLWMSRWMAKKMMNVQVLDPNGALSGAERDIVEKVHRLSRAAGLTHMPEVGIYHSPEVNAFATGPSKKRSLVAVSTGLLQEMDDDAIEGVIAHEVAHIANGDMVTMTLLQGVVNTFVVFLARIAAWVASRFVREEMAPIVHFIAVIVFQIAFSILGSLVVFAYSRHREFHADRGGADLAGKDKMTHALQMLKAYSNRIKGEEQTAISTLKINNRSKASLFSTHPDLDERIRRLSAK
- a CDS encoding STAS domain-containing protein, which encodes MEATYKETSDIAGFIVANRENFQQKLLSEAVNVASKISEILQRGNIDLLKNAERLALYVAENKEEELIAFARQEGVAWAEHSLTLSFKLEWVQAIRRTLWHFLFQYDKVKGQDKAPEDFYNMEKEVNDHVDQFLNNFFISYSDYKDEMLKSQRKLVEHLSVPIIPVSTSVAVLPLIGMIDSYRIQTIEEKVLMDISSIKIQTLIMDLSGIADMEVDVIVHFKKILSGIRMMGCDAVITGLRAELVRKMIHAGVSFESQAETKGTLQQTLREYLVIEPKK
- a CDS encoding MerR family transcriptional regulator, yielding MYKISEFSEMTGLTKETLRYYAEVKLLEPAFIDSKNNYRYYDDGSYFLAILLIKLRRLGFTIQEMISVMEDESFANLDALLMQKRKLIEKQMKELQGQIEEIDAFLESGKEVES
- a CDS encoding DUF378 domain-containing protein, which translates into the protein MNGFQRIALVLTIIGAINWGLIGFFQFDLVASLFGGQDAMLSRIVYGLVGIAGLINLGLLFKPSREYDREPESRPVR
- a CDS encoding ABC transporter ATP-binding protein, which encodes MSSLLEFKDISYWYKHENKKHDILKNINVSFEKGNFYSIIGPSGSGKTTFLALASALDVPKEGEVLYEGKDIRKIGLTRFRNKFVSTVFQSYNLLPYMTALQNVLTAMEITGSSAKNKKAIAVEMLKRVGISEIQARQKVLTLSGGQQQRVSIARALCCDAELIVADEPTGNLDEDTAKEIVGLLRALAHEEGKCVIVVTHDPDIARDSDVVVKLSKGSITVTSNEPELVSN
- the kynU gene encoding kynureninase; protein product: MDITREYAIGMDAGDDLSYREEFYIKEDGIYLDGNSLGLLSKRAEKSLLELLDSWKHHAIDGWTEGDNPWFYLSEKLGKELAPIVGANPEEVIVSGSTTVNLHQLVSTFYKPEGKRTKILADELNFPSDIYALQSQVKLKGYDPDEHLVQVKSADGHTLKEEDIVAAMTDEIALVVLPGVLYRSGQVLDMEYLTAEAHKRGIGIGFDLCHSVGSVPHSLSDWDVDFAFWCNYKHLNGGPGSTGGLFVNKRHFGQVPGLTGWFSSRKDKQFDMEHVLSAAEDAGAYQIGTPNIFSMAPIIGSLSMFNEAGMERIREKSLKLTGYMIELIQHELDGHGLILRNPLDEKKRGGHIYLEHPEAARICKALKAEGVIPDFRAPNGIRLAPVALYNTFEEVWKTVQILKGIMEEEKYKQYENKRGVVA
- a CDS encoding SRPBCC family protein, with protein sequence MIHWKEEIMIERNIEKVWSLFSDQHIKKIMPKVEEHTLIEKRDDEAGAKRRQTYREGKRLETYIVETLAYENSDDKKHKQIHFVLGKAFEITLAFTLVKIDESHTRFIYEGENKGVNFVGRAMLKLGGDKNNMKVVEEFLQKVREEAFKL
- a CDS encoding DUF1836 domain-containing protein, with the translated sequence MELFQLSRKSMADFLLSLKGEGELSPKQILQQAWAAAHVKKGISTEAFLDTKMPAIFEKLLRADLQRIGFSINEIAALGNQIEFTHLSSTAVQNWVKRDVKNLIGSPQIGKKYSVDQAAMLFIVEDLKATLDFDSIRKILDLLFNDLDDRSDDLIEPIPFYSAYAAIFEKAHHHNILGENMHDGIERCIKQEALQTLDSFQDFTDQQKDIVSNILVTASLTVLSAYYKSMTKKYVTATLFLNG
- the kynA gene encoding tryptophan 2,3-dioxygenase, producing MSNEKHQDVNATTSEKSIHTDFTNNMTYGEYLQLDKILSAQNRLSGHHDEMLFIVIHQVSELWMKLILHEMGAAIESIENNDLSTAQKRLARVSKTQSQIIQAWDVLSTLTPSEYMEFRDSLGQASGFQSYQYRMVEFALGYKTEHVLKIYQKDPELHAKLTEAFEKPGLYDVAIRALHKAGLPVDEDILNRDVTRTYKENDSVRAAWMTVYKNPEKYWELYELAEKLVDIEDWLQQWRFRHMKTVERIIGFKMGTGGSSGVGYLKKVLDQRFFPELWDIRTEL
- a CDS encoding TetR/AcrR family transcriptional regulator, encoding MTNPIDQLPARQQQALKTRQKLLQAGKEVFLENGFQKATISQVIKKAKTGYGTAYVYFKNKDELFITLMEDLMNQFYEVAEMPFKPQAKEEAYENIKKQVRLFLQLALDERDMMKVVKEAIGVSSEIEEKWYGIRERFIERISVDIRYAQAQKLAKEHLDPALTARGWFYSNEMFMWELVMNEEKYQMDDVIVNLTRMYTGGLYE
- the kynB gene encoding arylformamidase, giving the protein MMKKGWIDISQPLTSGIAHWPGDTPFSYETAFTKEQTGSVNIGRITTSLHTGTHVDAPFHFNDEGEKILDLDIELYIGPARVIDVSAYETVDSEVLNGFNLEGVERVLLRTAVPNNSEVFPNRIPELTPDMADFLGSKGVRLLGVDVPSVDALDSKEMETHHALYRNGIHILENIMLDDVEEGKYELIALPLPIKEGDGSPVRAVIRPI